One genomic window of Streptomonospora nanhaiensis includes the following:
- a CDS encoding ABC transporter substrate-binding protein — MGNRLRWASAALVVGLAAAGCTGGGGGEGEGGYPRAQTLYTTGTQWGPPANWNPIMNWEYTTGTVGYIYEPLFLYDPLAGEYIPWLAESEEWVDDTTYEVTLREGVEWSDGEPLTAEDVVFTYELARFESVPYSHVWDWLASAEAVDERTARFEFETPRYQEWAYFTYSNPIVPRHLWQDRSEEEVTASANENPVGTGPYLYEDHSEDRQVYRRNPDWWAIEALDMRAAPEYIVDIVNTSNEVTQRLLTQGEVDLSNNFLPGINQTIEGNPSITSYFEEPPYMLAANTAWLVPNTTREPMDDPEFRRALATSIDIEQIVEGPYSNLVEPADPTGLLPAWDDYVDQDVVAEHGFGHDPDEAESILAEAGYEDTDGDGFVETPDGDAVELTLIVPSGWTDWMEAARIISENAQAVGINVTEEFPDQAALNDQRAAGDFDLVINNERQLSNTPWTYYDYMFRLPVQDSQTTVNFGRYENEELWDLTQELAETPVDDTEAMRDTISRIQEIQLREMPIIPLWYNGLWSQYSTQHWGNWPSDAEGAPHYLPTTWRNYNQLGAVLTLTELEPAGG, encoded by the coding sequence ATGGGAAACCGGCTGAGATGGGCGAGCGCGGCCCTGGTCGTGGGGCTCGCCGCGGCGGGCTGCACCGGCGGGGGAGGCGGTGAGGGCGAGGGCGGCTACCCTCGCGCCCAGACGCTCTACACCACGGGTACGCAGTGGGGCCCGCCCGCCAACTGGAACCCCATCATGAACTGGGAGTACACCACCGGCACCGTGGGCTACATCTACGAGCCGCTGTTCCTCTACGACCCGCTCGCCGGCGAGTACATCCCCTGGCTGGCGGAGTCGGAGGAGTGGGTGGACGACACCACCTACGAGGTCACCCTGCGCGAGGGCGTCGAGTGGTCCGACGGCGAGCCGCTCACCGCCGAGGACGTGGTCTTCACCTACGAGCTGGCCCGGTTCGAGTCGGTGCCCTACAGCCACGTGTGGGACTGGCTGGCGAGCGCCGAGGCCGTGGACGAGCGCACCGCCCGGTTCGAGTTCGAGACCCCCCGCTACCAGGAGTGGGCCTACTTCACCTACTCCAACCCCATCGTGCCCCGCCACCTGTGGCAGGACCGCAGCGAGGAGGAGGTCACCGCCTCGGCCAACGAGAACCCCGTCGGCACCGGCCCCTACCTCTACGAGGACCACAGCGAGGACCGCCAGGTCTACCGGCGCAACCCCGACTGGTGGGCGATCGAGGCCCTCGACATGCGCGCGGCCCCCGAGTACATCGTCGACATCGTCAACACCAGCAACGAGGTCACCCAGCGCCTGCTCACCCAGGGCGAGGTCGACCTGAGCAACAACTTCCTGCCCGGGATCAACCAGACCATCGAGGGCAACCCCAGCATCACCAGCTACTTCGAGGAGCCGCCCTACATGCTGGCGGCCAACACCGCCTGGCTGGTGCCCAACACCACCCGCGAGCCCATGGACGACCCGGAGTTCCGCCGGGCCCTGGCCACCTCCATCGACATCGAGCAGATCGTCGAGGGCCCCTACAGCAACCTCGTCGAGCCGGCCGACCCCACCGGCCTGCTGCCCGCCTGGGACGACTACGTCGACCAGGACGTCGTGGCGGAGCACGGGTTCGGCCACGACCCCGACGAGGCGGAGTCCATCCTGGCCGAGGCCGGCTACGAGGACACCGACGGCGACGGCTTCGTGGAGACCCCCGACGGCGACGCCGTCGAGCTGACCCTCATCGTGCCCTCCGGCTGGACCGACTGGATGGAGGCCGCCCGCATCATCAGCGAGAACGCCCAAGCGGTCGGCATCAACGTCACCGAGGAGTTCCCCGACCAGGCCGCGCTCAACGACCAGCGCGCCGCCGGCGACTTCGACCTGGTGATCAACAACGAGCGCCAGCTCAGCAACACGCCCTGGACCTACTACGACTACATGTTCCGGCTGCCCGTCCAGGACAGCCAGACCACGGTCAACTTCGGGCGCTATGAGAACGAGGAGCTGTGGGACCTCACCCAGGAGCTGGCTGAGACCCCGGTCGACGACACCGAGGCGATGCGCGACACCATCAGCCGGATCCAGGAGATCCAGCTGCGGGAGATGCCGATCATCCCGCTCTGGTACAACGGCCTCTGGTCGCAGTACAGCACGCAGCACTGGGGCAACTGGCCCTCCGACGCCGAGGGCGCCCCCCACTACCTGCCCACCACCTGGCGCAACTACAACCAGCTCGGCGCCGTGCTGACGCTGACCGAACTGGAGCCGGCCGGCGGCTAG
- a CDS encoding ABC transporter permease yields MRRYLARKILIYALTFFVAVSVNWLIPRLMPGDPIRTMLSRGASGDEESMERMRAYYEQTFGLDEPAWQQYLNFWTSLARGDLGISVWLFPQPVTEILLAAVPYTLALLLPATLLSWVAGNRFGAFAARSRWLDNTVLPLGYVLTATPYMWLGILLAWGLGIVAGWFPTAGPYGFGSIPGWNWPFITDLVSHWFLPFASLFLVAFGGWAIGMRNMIIYELEAEYSTYLEALGAPRRLVRRYAFRNAVLPQLTGLAVQLGTIVAGALLTEIVFAYPGLGNLILEAVNNRDFFLLQGAFLFIVIGVLIANFIVDVIYVVVDPRTRTQMQGGAA; encoded by the coding sequence TTGCGCCGCTACCTCGCCCGCAAGATCCTCATCTACGCGCTCACCTTCTTCGTCGCGGTGAGCGTCAACTGGCTCATCCCCCGGCTCATGCCCGGCGACCCCATCCGCACCATGCTCAGCCGCGGCGCCTCCGGCGACGAGGAGTCCATGGAGCGCATGCGCGCCTACTACGAGCAGACGTTCGGCCTGGACGAGCCCGCCTGGCAGCAGTACCTCAACTTCTGGACCTCGCTGGCCCGAGGCGACCTCGGTATCAGCGTCTGGCTGTTCCCCCAGCCCGTCACCGAGATCCTGCTCGCCGCCGTGCCCTACACGCTGGCCCTGCTGCTGCCGGCCACCCTGCTGAGCTGGGTCGCGGGCAACCGCTTCGGTGCCTTCGCCGCCCGCAGCAGGTGGCTGGACAACACCGTGCTGCCGCTGGGCTACGTCCTCACCGCCACCCCCTACATGTGGCTGGGCATCCTGCTGGCCTGGGGGCTGGGGATCGTCGCCGGCTGGTTCCCCACCGCCGGGCCCTACGGGTTCGGCTCCATCCCCGGCTGGAACTGGCCCTTCATCACCGACCTGGTCTCCCACTGGTTCCTGCCGTTCGCCTCGCTGTTCCTCGTGGCGTTCGGCGGCTGGGCCATCGGCATGCGCAACATGATCATCTACGAACTGGAGGCGGAGTACTCCACCTACCTGGAGGCGCTGGGCGCGCCGCGCCGCCTGGTGCGCCGCTACGCCTTCCGCAACGCCGTGCTGCCCCAGCTCACCGGCCTGGCCGTGCAGCTGGGCACGATCGTGGCCGGGGCCCTGCTCACCGAGATCGTCTTCGCCTACCCGGGCCTGGGCAACCTCATCCTGGAGGCGGTCAACAACCGCGACTTCTTCCTGCTGCAGGGCGCCTTCCTGTTCATCGTCATCGGCGTGCTCATCGCCAACTTCATCGTCGACGTCATCTACGTCGTGGTCGACCCCCGCACCCGGACCCAGATGCAGGGAGGCGCCGCGTGA